The Halodesulfovibrio marinisediminis DSM 17456 genomic interval ATTTATTTCCAAAACTTCATGCAGCTTTCTACTTGGAATGAAACCTATGAAAACACTTCATGGCAAGACGGTTGGACCGTGTTCTATTGGGGTTGGTGGATCGGGTGGTCACCGTTCGTAGGTATGTTTATTGCCCGAATTTCTAAAGGCCGCACTATTCGTGAGTTCATCGCTGGTGTGCTTCTTGTTCCAACACTCGTTACCTTTGTCTGGATTACAGTATTCGGAAACAGTGCGCTGTTTATCGATATGTTCGGCGGTGGGGGCATTGCTAAGGCTGTACAGGAGAACGTTCCGGTTTCCTTGTTTGTACTGCTGGAGCATTTCCCATTTTCTTCTGTAACAAGTGTGCTTGGTATTATTGTTGTTATCAGTTTCTTTGTTACTTCGTCTGATTCCGGCTCACTGGTTATTGATATCATCACAGCAAACGGTAATCAGGATCCGCCTGTTCCGCAGCGTGTTTTCTGGGCTATGCTTGAAGGGACTGTGGCGGCAGCATTATTGTATGGTGGTGGCTTGATTGCTTTGCAAACAGCGACCATTGCATCCGGCTTGCCGTTTGCAGTAATTTTGCTCTTTATGATGTACAGCCTTTTCAAAGGGCTTAAAGACTACTCAGGCCCTCAGCAGTTTTATATCGATACTGACAAGAAGCCGAAGAAAATGAGCGTAACCCCTAAACCGTTTCCAGCTAAACGACGTCGCCATAAAATTCGCTAGGAGGATTCAATGTATACAACTTCTGCCGAAAAATTCACTGGTGGCTGTATGATGCTTATGCGTCAGGAAGACTCTGGTGCAGCGTTTTTGGGTTCTTGCTTTCTCGTGCATGAAGATGGCTATATGCTCACAACAAGTCATATTTTCGGGGATAATCACGAAAATCTATGTGTTGTACCATACGCACCGGAGGCAACTGATTTCCAAAACATCAGTCGTGAACACGTACGCTCCATTCCAGTTGAAGTAATTACCGTGGATAAGGATCGAGATATTGCACTGCTGGCGCTTGATCTGGAAGCGGATATAGTGATGCCGGATTTCTTGCTTGGGAGTACAGAAGGTTTGCGCCTAGGTGCTCCTCTTGTGAGTTTGGGGTATCCTTTCGGCTTTCAGAATATGCACCATCTGACAGTGGTTAGTTCTGTTGTCAGTTCCAAACTGACATCTCCGCTCGGGAATAATCACATTCTTTTTGATACGCGTGTGCATGCTGGTGATGTGGGCGGACCTCTTATCAGTATCAATGAGGATAGGATAGTTGGTATAGTTTGTGGCCGTTATTGTCCAATGGCAGATGGCAGCGCAATTTCTTCCTATTCTCGTGAGCAGGCTCTGGATACCGACCTTTCATACGCAATAGCTATCGAACACGGTATTGCGCTGATGGAAGAAGAGGGGCTTGAGATTATCTAATGCTTGCGAAAGTGGTGGTCTCTAACATGTCAATATGCTTAATTTTATGTGCTTACGACCGTTGATTGCCAGAAATAAGAGATAGATTCTTCCACGCATTGTTGCTGTTCGTGGAGGGAAGAAAATAAAAAAACGCCTGTCAGCGGGATCTGACAGGCGTTTTTAATTTGTACGCAGTTGGGGAAGCCTTTTCTCATTCACACGCAGTTGCAGCTACGTGAGGAAGGTAAAAGGCCATGCTGCGAAATATGTTCTATTTAGCGTAGCGTGCTTCCAGCTCTTCCGCGCTTTTGATAACAGCGGCTTTGCCTTCTTCACGTGCTGCTTTGAGGTTAGCTGCGACGCTGTCGTCTGTGAGAGCAATCATTTGTGCAGCAAGCCATGCAGCGTTTTTAGCACCTGCTTTATCAAGCGCTACAGTTGCAACCGGGTATCCCGGAGGCATCTGTACGGTCGCGAGCATTGCGTCCAGACCGGAAAGGTTGGATGCTGTAACAGGTACACCGATAACTGGTTTGAGAGTACGTGCTGCTACGGCGCCGGCAAGGTGTGCAGCCATGCCTGCGGCGCAGATGAATACCTGACAACCTTCTGCTTCAAGAGTGTCCACCAGATGTTCTGTGCGTTCTGGTGTTCTGTGTGCAGAGCTGACGGTGAAAACGTACGAAATCTTAAGTTGGTCTAATAGCTGGGTGCATGGGCGCATAGTTTCTTCATCTGAAGCACTGCCCATGAAAATAGCAACTTGAGGCATATTCTCTATCTCCTGAGAGGTTATTTAAACCCTTTGAAGCCGATGTCTTTACGGAAATAAGCATTATCCATTTTGACATGTTCAAGAGCTTCGTAAGCGCGTTTTTGTGCCGCGGCAAGATCAGCACCGAGTGCTGTTACGCAAAGTACTCGTCCGCCAGTCGATACGGTTTGGCCGTTCTCGATGGTTGTTCCTGCTTGGAATACTTTTACGTCGCCGATTGCTTCTGCTTCTTCAATACCGGTGATAGCCATACCTTTAGGGTAGGCTCCAGGGTAGCCGTCAGCAGCAACAACAACGCCAAGGGTTGTTTCATCTTTGATTGGGAGCGGGGTTTCGGCAAGTTTGCCCTGAACGCACGCCATCATCACTTCAGCAAGATCGCAATCAAGACGCATCACAAGCGGCTGACATTCCGGATCGCCGAAGCGGACGTTGAATTCGAGTACGTACGGGCCGTTTTCGGTCATCATAAGTCCTGCGTACAGGATGCCGATAAACGGTTTGTCTTTTTCACCCAAAAGATTCACGACCGGCTTCATGACGGATTCAATAATCTCATCATAGCGGTCTGCAGGCAGTACCGGTGCAGGGCTGTAAGCTCCCATGCCACCAGTGTTAGGGCCGGTGTCGCCCTCGTAAACTGCCTTGTGATCCTGAGAAGAAGGAAGAGGTTTTACAGTGTTGCCATCGCAGAAGCAGATAAAGGATGCTTCTTCACCAACAAGACACTCTTCAACAACAACATGTTTCCCAGAGTCGCCAAAGGACTTCTGCACCATAATTTCTTCAAGTGCCTGAATGGCTTCGTCGGTGGACTGGGCAACAATTACACCTTTACCTGCTGCAAGGCCGTCAGCCTTAACAACAATCGGTGCGCCTTTTTCCAGTACGAAGTCACGGGCTTCAGAGAATTCTTCAAATACGCCGAACGCAGCAGTGGGTACACCGGCTTCCTGCATGATCTTTTTGGCAAATGCCTTGGAGCCTTCAAGCTGTGCTGCAAATGCGTTTGGACCGAAGCAGGGAATCCCTTCCAGATCTAGAGCGTCTTTGATTCCAAGAACCAAAGGTAATTCAGGACCCGGAACAACGAGATCAATAGCCTTTTCTTTGGCGAAAGCCACCAGTGCGGGCAGGTCGTCTGCCTTGATTGGTACGTTGGTACCTTCGAGCGCAGTACCACCATTACCCGGGGCAATGAAGATTTCTTCAACTTTTGCACTCTGACGAAGTTTCCATGCGAGGGCGTGTTCACGTCCTCCGGAACCCACGATAAGAATCCGCACGTCTGGCCTCCTAATTGGGAATGGGTTGTCATTCCTGTTTATGGTGCTTGATGAGCGCACCATTGAAAGTTTTTGCTGAGCGCCTGATACAGTTTTTTGGCGATTGGTTCAAGATGGTGACTATTTTTGTCTCGTATCGTCTCAAAGAATAAAAGTGCTGAAAGAGTTATTGTTTGTACAGGTTCTTTATTTGTCCATATGAATATCCATTTGTGGAAATGGTATGGAAACCCCCTGTTCTGTCAGTGCATTTTTACATTCTTCCAGTAGTTCGAATTTTGTAGAGAGGTATTGTTCTGTAGGAACCCATGCCCGCATGGTTATATTGACGCTACTGTCTGCCAAAGCTTCCACGGCAACAACCGGTTCAGGAGTGGTTCTTACAGCTGTATGTTTTTCTAGGACATCCAGAAGAATTTTTTTTGCTTCAGTAATGTTTGCCCCGTAGTCAATCCCGATTGTGAGATCTAGTCTGCGGGTAGGGTTGGCGCTGTAATTGGTAATAACATTATTCATTACCATGCTGTTTGGAATAAAAACCTTTTTATTATCTACGGTGGTTAACACAGTACTGAAAAGGCTTGTTGCTTCAATCGTTCCCATTGTCCCGCAAACTTCGACAAAATCCCCTTTGGTAAAAGGTCGGAAAAATACCAGCAGCATGCCGGATGAAAAGTTCGAAAGGTTGTCTTTGACAGCGAGACCAATGGCTAACGCAGCTGCACCGAATATTGCTATGAGAGAGGTGATGTTGATTCCGACACGTGATGCTGCAATCAGTAGTACAGCGATGATAATGCTGTAGCGGACAATTGTTGTGATAAAGCCGGTCTGTAAGGGGTCAATTTTGTTTTTATCAAGGAAGATACGGATGAGGCGGGTAAGATGACGGGCAAGCCACCAACCCAAAATAAGAATAAACAAGGCATAAAGGATGTTTATACCACTGTCTAACAGCCACACCGAAATCATAGAGCTGAGAGTCTGAAAGTCAAACATAGCTTCCCTCATATGTGATTAGTATTTCTATGTTCTTCTTCAAAAGAACTCTGCGGAATGTAACATGATAGTATGAAAGTAAAAAGTATATGGGATAGAAAGTAATCAATGTTTGTAATTTGATTCTGTTTGAAAAAAAAAATTGAACCTGCTAATTTTACTATAGTATCATAAGGTCATTAACTTGGTTGGTAGCACAGGAGAGCTCTTTTTTAGTTGAAGTCAACGCACCCTAAGACAATAAGCAAGCGGAGGTTCACTTATGTTTTTTAAAAAAATTCTTGTTCCGGTTGATGGTTCCAAACATGCCTTACTTGCAAAGCGCAAAGCTATGGGGATTGCAATCAGTATGAATGCAGAAATCATACTGGTGAACGTGCTTGAACATATTCCTAATATTATCGGTGGCCATGCCCGCGAAGAGCTTCGCGAAGAACAGAAAGAAGAAGCACAGAGAATTTTTGATAAGTACATTCCGGAGCTTAAACAGAATAATGTAACATATAGCACCCGTGTTGCAACGGGGCGTGCCTTTGACGCAGTCTGCAGGATTGCTGAAGATGAACACTGTGATTTGATTTGTATGGGCGCACGCGGGTTAAGTGAAGTAGAGGGACTTTTGTTGGGTAGCCTTACCTCTGATATCATCTCTCACTGCAAAATACCTGTACTGGTTGTCCGGTAGTTACTTTCTGAATTCATCTACATGAACGCGAGATTGTTTTTTATGATCTCGCGTTTTTTGGTAGTGAAGGAAGTGCGATTATAAAACTTGCAAAGAATAACTATCCGACGATATTGATATTACACTAGATTTTCTGTTTTCTTTTTTTAAACACTTAGCAGTCATTATTTAACGTGGAGAGTGCATGTCTCCTTACGTGTTATTATTCAATTTCTTCTTTGTGTTGTCTTTGTTGGGAGCAGGGCATGCCTTGCTTACGCGTAAGCAGCCGAACTCTGCCCTTGTATGGGTTGCGCTCTGTCTATCTCTGCCTGTTGTTGGCGTTCTTGCATACGTGATTTTCGGGGTGAACCGTGTCAGGCGAAGTGCTACACGGCTGCGTGAGGAATTTGAGCAGCAAAAGACCACTGGGTACCTTAAGCCGCCTGATCATCGAGCACATACCTGCCTGTTGAAAGAGCTTCCAGAAGAACTCATTATGCTGGAAAAAATTGGGCGGGCAATGACAGGTACTTTCCCCCTTAAAGGGAACAGTATTCGGCCGCTTTTCAACGGAAAGCAGGCATACCCAGCCATGCTTGATGCTATTAAAAGTGCGAACGAATCTATTTATCTCTCTACCTTTCTGCTGGATAATGATCCTGTTGGCAGGAGCTTTGTAAAAAGCCTTATTGAAGCCCATGAGCGTGGTGTACACGTTGCCGTCCTCATAGATGGTTTTGGTCTGATGCTTTCATGGCGTTCTGTTGTGCGTTTTTTACGTAAGCAGGGAGTACCGGCAGTTGTCTTTCTACCATTGAGCCTTTTTCCGCCGCAAATTCGTCTGAACCTGCGAAATCACCGCAAGCTGCTAGTTGTAGATGGTAAGGTAGGATTCACTGGTGGGATGAACATAGGTGGAACTCGTAGCTCCAAAGGGTATCGTCGTCTTACTGACATGCATTATAAGTTGACGGGACCTATTGTTTCGCAGCTTCAACAAATTTTTATGGAAGACTGGGCATATTCCAATGGTGAAGAGCATCAACCTTTACCGCCAGCGATGGATCATACCGGTAATATTCTTGCCCGTGTTATCAAAGATGGTCCAGATAACCCCGACAATCCTCTTCATACATCCATTCTCGCAACGATAAGTGCAGCCAAACACTCTGTACGTATTATGACGCCTTATTTTTTGCCGTCAGCTGAGCTTATAAGCGTACTTTCTGTAGCAGCGTTACGTGGAATAGCCGTATCCATTGTCTTGCCTGTAAGGTCAAACTGGCCTTTTGTTCATTGGGCGAGCAGAAATTATTTCAAAGACCTTCTTGAGTCAGGTGTACGTATCTTTTATCAGCCACGGCCTTTCTGTCATACTAAGCTTCTTGTTATAGACGACTGTTATGTTCAATTCGGTTCTGCCAACATGGATCCACGTAGTCTGCAGCTTAATTTTGAGCTTAACGTAGAAGTGCTTGATATGGGACTTGCTAATGAGCTTATTGCTCATGTCGATGATACCGTTAAGCTATCTCAAGAGGTGACGCATCGCGAAATCGTGAACCGCTCGCTTCCTATTCGCATGCGCGATGCTTTTTTCTGGCTGTTTTCTCCGTACTTGTAGAAGCTGATATTTTTTTGAGCAGGTATCCTCTCTAGAACTCTTTCTTTCATTGACTAGAGTCAGTTTACGGATAATGAGCGCTGGGGATAGGTTGCCTTGTGTTAGCTCTCAACTACCTTTCATAAATAAAAAAGGACGATCCTAACTAACGTGGGATAGTCCTTTTTTTATTGTTTTAGTGGAGCACATTAAAGCCGCATGAGAAGTTTAATGATGGTCGCTACTCTCTTAGATGAGTCTTATAGCTGCCGGAGGCATAAAAAGTTATCTTTTGATGTAAGCTTTTCGCCCTGTCCTGGCACTCCAGAGTGCGGCAATGCCGAGGAGCATGGCAAACAGAAGATGCGTCCAGTCAATGAGCATTGTAACGGTTGGCGAAAAATGGATGTCGGGCAGGTTCTTGATTACACGGACGTAGCCGGTACCAATGATCAGGCCTAGGAGGACTATGCGGATTTTCCCTGAACCGGTCAGTTTGGGTTGCTTGGCGAACCAGAGTGTTACGAGCCACGCAATTATAAACATAAGGGCGGCTGCACCGATGTAGTGCGCCCAATGGACAGTGAAGGGCTCTCCAAGCCATGCCAAACCTGGGATGTCAGCTACGTAGTAGCGTTTGAAGATAGGCATCTGTCCCATGCCTGTGATGGCCATGAACGCCATTACAGGCATCCAGAGTTTGAGAATAATTTTAGTCATTGTTCTTCCCCTTGCGTACGTCAGAGAGAACTTTGAGAGCACCAGCTGCTATGCCTGCAATAGGTGCAGCAATGAGTGCAGATGTCAGTGTTTCTTCTTTTGCCATAGAGTTTTCTACCGGGGCGAGATGTGGTTTTCCTTTCCCTTTTTCAATGGCTTCGTTGAGCATCTCGAATGGTACAGGTGATACGTAGATTGTGTTGGTGCCCCCATTTTCCTCAAGGCCGTAGATATAGCCATTCATTGAGGTAGCGAGCTCTTTTGCATAGGTGATCATTTCACTGCGTGAGCCAATGCGCTGCACGTTTTCAGGACAGGCTGTTATGCATGCGGGTTGTTGGCCTTGCGCGACTTTATCGTAACAACGGTCACATTTGAGCATGACTCCGTTTCCTGCAAAACGAGGGAGTAAGTCCAGGTAAAGGCCGGCACCGCTTTGACGTTGTGGTATATGCCATGGGCAGACTGTGCGGCATTTGGCTCCACCAAGACATATATCTTCGTGGATGCGGACAATCCCAGAATCTTCCTTACGTGCAGCACCCCAAGGGCAGAGATTCGCACATGGCGGGTTGGTGCAGTGTAGACAGCGTCTTGGGATGTTGAGTTCGTACTCTTTGCCATTGTGTTCTACGTCTGCTGT includes:
- a CDS encoding mechanosensitive ion channel family protein, which translates into the protein MFDFQTLSSMISVWLLDSGINILYALFILILGWWLARHLTRLIRIFLDKNKIDPLQTGFITTIVRYSIIIAVLLIAASRVGINITSLIAIFGAAALAIGLAVKDNLSNFSSGMLLVFFRPFTKGDFVEVCGTMGTIEATSLFSTVLTTVDNKKVFIPNSMVMNNVITNYSANPTRRLDLTIGIDYGANITEAKKILLDVLEKHTAVRTTPEPVVAVEALADSSVNITMRAWVPTEQYLSTKFELLEECKNALTEQGVSIPFPQMDIHMDK
- the purD gene encoding phosphoribosylamine--glycine ligase produces the protein MRILIVGSGGREHALAWKLRQSAKVEEIFIAPGNGGTALEGTNVPIKADDLPALVAFAKEKAIDLVVPGPELPLVLGIKDALDLEGIPCFGPNAFAAQLEGSKAFAKKIMQEAGVPTAAFGVFEEFSEARDFVLEKGAPIVVKADGLAAGKGVIVAQSTDEAIQALEEIMVQKSFGDSGKHVVVEECLVGEEASFICFCDGNTVKPLPSSQDHKAVYEGDTGPNTGGMGAYSPAPVLPADRYDEIIESVMKPVVNLLGEKDKPFIGILYAGLMMTENGPYVLEFNVRFGDPECQPLVMRLDCDLAEVMMACVQGKLAETPLPIKDETTLGVVVAADGYPGAYPKGMAITGIEEAEAIGDVKVFQAGTTIENGQTVSTGGRVLCVTALGADLAAAQKRAYEALEHVKMDNAYFRKDIGFKGFK
- a CDS encoding universal stress protein, which gives rise to MFFKKILVPVDGSKHALLAKRKAMGIAISMNAEIILVNVLEHIPNIIGGHAREELREEQKEEAQRIFDKYIPELKQNNVTYSTRVATGRAFDAVCRIAEDEHCDLICMGARGLSEVEGLLLGSLTSDIISHCKIPVLVVR
- a CDS encoding 4Fe-4S dicluster domain-containing protein; the protein is MKKSSNAPISRRTFLKVFGAVGATACASAAKTAKAQPTEPQEELMTVLDISKCIGCGECVSACKESNARKFPEVRKPIPKMFPPRVKVEDWSDKKDVDDRLTPYNWLYIQTADVEHNGKEYELNIPRRCLHCTNPPCANLCPWGAARKEDSGIVRIHEDICLGGAKCRTVCPWHIPQRQSGAGLYLDLLPRFAGNGVMLKCDRCYDKVAQGQQPACITACPENVQRIGSRSEMITYAKELATSMNGYIYGLEENGGTNTIYVSPVPFEMLNEAIEKGKGKPHLAPVENSMAKEETLTSALIAAPIAGIAAGALKVLSDVRKGKNND
- a CDS encoding S1 family peptidase, which codes for MYTTSAEKFTGGCMMLMRQEDSGAAFLGSCFLVHEDGYMLTTSHIFGDNHENLCVVPYAPEATDFQNISREHVRSIPVEVITVDKDRDIALLALDLEADIVMPDFLLGSTEGLRLGAPLVSLGYPFGFQNMHHLTVVSSVVSSKLTSPLGNNHILFDTRVHAGDVGGPLISINEDRIVGIVCGRYCPMADGSAISSYSREQALDTDLSYAIAIEHGIALMEEEGLEII
- the cls gene encoding cardiolipin synthase; protein product: MSPYVLLFNFFFVLSLLGAGHALLTRKQPNSALVWVALCLSLPVVGVLAYVIFGVNRVRRSATRLREEFEQQKTTGYLKPPDHRAHTCLLKELPEELIMLEKIGRAMTGTFPLKGNSIRPLFNGKQAYPAMLDAIKSANESIYLSTFLLDNDPVGRSFVKSLIEAHERGVHVAVLIDGFGLMLSWRSVVRFLRKQGVPAVVFLPLSLFPPQIRLNLRNHRKLLVVDGKVGFTGGMNIGGTRSSKGYRRLTDMHYKLTGPIVSQLQQIFMEDWAYSNGEEHQPLPPAMDHTGNILARVIKDGPDNPDNPLHTSILATISAAKHSVRIMTPYFLPSAELISVLSVAALRGIAVSIVLPVRSNWPFVHWASRNYFKDLLESGVRIFYQPRPFCHTKLLVIDDCYVQFGSANMDPRSLQLNFELNVEVLDMGLANELIAHVDDTVKLSQEVTHREIVNRSLPIRMRDAFFWLFSPYL
- the purE gene encoding 5-(carboxyamino)imidazole ribonucleotide mutase, with product MPQVAIFMGSASDEETMRPCTQLLDQLKISYVFTVSSAHRTPERTEHLVDTLEAEGCQVFICAAGMAAHLAGAVAARTLKPVIGVPVTASNLSGLDAMLATVQMPPGYPVATVALDKAGAKNAAWLAAQMIALTDDSVAANLKAAREEGKAAVIKSAEELEARYAK